From Pseudoalteromonas rubra, one genomic window encodes:
- the odhB gene encoding 2-oxoglutarate dehydrogenase complex dihydrolipoyllysine-residue succinyltransferase, which yields MTTEIKVPVLPESVADATVATWHVSVGDKVSRDQNLVDIETDKVVLEVVAPEDGVIVAISEEEGATVLGEQVIAQLGASDAAPAQSNEQTAAPAAAPAAEGKEVDIKVPVLPESVADATVATWHVQPGEAVSRDQNLVDIETDKVVLEVVAPEDGVMGEQLHAEGETVLGEQVIGKLVAGGAPAAAPAAQADAAPASDDNADVLTPSVRRLIAEKGLDASQIKGTGKGGRITKEDVDAFLKAPAAKPAAAPAAAAPAAPVGDRTQKRVPMTRLRKTIANRLLEAKNSTAMLTTFNEVNMKPIMDLRKQYKDVFEERHGIRLGFMSFYVKAVTEALKRFPEVNASIDGDDIVYHNYFDISIAVSTPRGLVTPVLRDCDKLSVAEIEKGIRELALKGRDGKLTVDDMTGGNFTITNGGVFGSLLSTPIINLPQSSILGMHKIQERPMAVNGKVEILPMMYLALSYDHRQIDGKESVGFLVTIKELLEDPTRLLLDV from the coding sequence ATGACGACCGAAATTAAGGTTCCTGTTCTTCCTGAATCTGTTGCAGATGCAACAGTTGCCACATGGCACGTAAGCGTTGGTGACAAAGTAAGCCGTGACCAAAACCTGGTAGATATCGAAACAGACAAAGTTGTGCTAGAAGTGGTTGCACCGGAAGACGGTGTTATCGTCGCTATCTCTGAAGAAGAGGGCGCAACGGTTCTTGGTGAGCAAGTTATCGCACAGCTGGGCGCGTCAGATGCCGCTCCAGCGCAATCAAATGAACAAACAGCAGCGCCAGCAGCGGCGCCAGCAGCAGAAGGTAAAGAAGTGGACATTAAAGTACCTGTACTTCCTGAATCAGTAGCAGACGCTACAGTTGCAACTTGGCATGTACAACCAGGTGAAGCGGTAAGCCGTGACCAAAACCTGGTAGACATCGAAACAGACAAAGTTGTTCTTGAAGTTGTTGCACCTGAAGACGGTGTAATGGGCGAGCAACTGCACGCAGAAGGTGAAACCGTTCTGGGTGAGCAAGTAATTGGTAAACTGGTTGCTGGTGGTGCGCCAGCAGCGGCTCCAGCTGCACAGGCTGACGCTGCACCAGCAAGCGATGACAATGCAGACGTGCTAACGCCATCTGTACGTCGTCTGATTGCTGAAAAAGGTCTTGATGCTTCACAAATCAAAGGCACTGGCAAAGGCGGTCGTATCACTAAAGAAGATGTTGACGCATTCCTGAAAGCGCCTGCGGCAAAACCAGCAGCAGCGCCAGCGGCGGCAGCACCTGCGGCGCCTGTGGGTGACCGTACTCAGAAGCGTGTTCCAATGACTCGTCTGCGTAAGACAATCGCGAACCGCCTGCTTGAAGCGAAGAACTCAACAGCGATGCTGACTACCTTCAACGAAGTAAACATGAAGCCTATCATGGACCTTCGTAAGCAGTACAAAGACGTATTTGAAGAGCGTCACGGTATCCGTCTTGGTTTCATGTCTTTCTACGTGAAAGCGGTTACAGAAGCACTGAAGCGTTTCCCTGAAGTAAACGCGTCTATCGACGGCGATGACATCGTTTACCACAACTACTTCGACATCAGCATCGCTGTATCTACACCACGTGGTCTGGTAACACCAGTACTACGCGATTGTGACAAGCTATCTGTTGCTGAAATCGAAAAAGGTATCCGTGAGCTGGCACTTAAAGGCCGCGACGGTAAGCTGACTGTTGACGATATGACTGGTGGTAACTTCACCATCACTAACGGTGGTGTATTTGGTTCACTACTGTCTACGCCTATCATCAACTTGCCACAGTCTTCAATCCTGGGCATGCACAAAATCCAGGAACGTCCAATGGCAGTCAATGGCAAGGTTGAGATCCTGCCTATGATGTACCTGGCGCTATCTTACGATCACCGTCAAATCGATGGTAAAGAATCGGTTGGCTTCCTGGTTACAATTAAGGAACTTCTGGAAGATCCAACACGTCTGCTTCTGGACGTTTAA
- the sucA gene encoding 2-oxoglutarate dehydrogenase E1 component: MHEGVMKAWLESSHLYGGNVAYVEDLYEAYLDDAASVPEEWREVFDQLPKVEGVDVDVKHSEIKSQFADLAKNKHREVIVSAEGAADAKQVRVLQLINAFRFRGHQNANLDPLGLWQRDRVRELDLAYHDLDNADLEKEYNVGSFASGKETMKLKDLYNALKTTYCGSVGAEYMHITSTEEKRWLQQRIESSFAQPKYNKETKLRILKGLTAADGLEKYLGAKFPGAKRFSLEGGDSLVPMLKELVHRAGESGQEEVVIGMAHRGRLNVLVNVLGKNPQVLFDEFAGKYGESAGSGDVKYHMGYSSDFATQGGNVHMALAFNPSHLEIVNPVVMGSVRARLDRLNCKSGSKALPITIHGDSAIAGQGVVQETFNMSQTRAYGVGGSIRIVVNNQVGFTTSNQEDTRSTEYCTDIAKMVQAPIFHVNADDPEAVAFVTQVALDFRNKFKRDVVIDLVCYRRHGHNEADEPNATQPLMYQKIKKHPVPRQIYADKLVSEGVLSAEEAKTLADDYRNGLDKGQIVVEEIQPETKHSSDWSKYVGHDWDTAYEASVPVEKLKELSEKISTYPADHKAQSRVKKIYDDRKTMASGEKLLDWGMAETLAYATLVDQGTDIRLTGQDSGRGTFFHRHAVVHNQADASTYLPLQNVRDDQGLFEVYDSVLSEEAVLAFEYGYATAEPTSLVLWEAQFGDFANGAQVVFDQFLSSGEQKWGRLCGLTLLLPHGYEGQGPEHSSARLERYLQLCADHNMQVCVPSTPAQVYAMLRRQSVRPLRRPLIVMTPKSLLRHPLAVSSLDELSEGVFHNMIDEIDDINPENVERVVFCSGKVYYELLQERRKQELNNVAIVRVEQLYPFPHKEMDEIMARYQHVKDFVWCQEEPQNQGAWYCSQHHFWEAIPSGAKLTYAGRKAAAAPACGYMSTHTKEQNALIADALTIKK; the protein is encoded by the coding sequence ATGCACGAAGGTGTGATGAAGGCATGGCTGGAATCTTCGCACTTATACGGCGGCAACGTTGCATATGTTGAAGATTTATATGAGGCGTATCTTGATGATGCGGCTTCAGTGCCAGAAGAATGGCGAGAAGTGTTTGATCAACTGCCAAAGGTAGAAGGCGTTGACGTTGATGTTAAGCATTCAGAGATCAAATCTCAGTTTGCAGACCTTGCTAAAAACAAACACAGAGAAGTAATCGTTTCTGCGGAAGGTGCGGCAGATGCAAAACAGGTTCGTGTTTTGCAGCTTATTAATGCATTCAGATTCAGAGGTCACCAAAACGCGAATTTAGATCCGTTGGGTCTATGGCAGCGTGATCGAGTTCGTGAACTCGACCTGGCCTATCATGATTTAGACAATGCCGACCTGGAAAAAGAATATAACGTTGGCTCTTTTGCGAGTGGCAAAGAGACAATGAAGCTAAAAGACTTATACAATGCATTGAAGACCACTTACTGTGGCTCTGTCGGTGCAGAGTATATGCACATTACTTCAACAGAAGAAAAACGTTGGTTACAGCAGCGCATCGAATCTTCCTTCGCACAGCCTAAATACAACAAAGAAACTAAGCTTAGGATCCTTAAAGGCCTGACCGCCGCTGATGGTCTTGAAAAGTATCTGGGTGCTAAATTCCCGGGTGCAAAACGTTTCTCACTGGAAGGCGGTGATTCACTGGTTCCCATGCTGAAAGAGCTGGTACATCGTGCCGGCGAAAGTGGCCAGGAAGAAGTGGTCATTGGTATGGCACACCGTGGTCGTCTGAACGTATTGGTTAACGTACTGGGCAAAAACCCACAAGTACTGTTTGACGAATTCGCGGGCAAATACGGCGAATCAGCGGGCTCTGGTGACGTAAAATATCACATGGGTTACTCTTCAGACTTCGCAACGCAGGGCGGCAACGTTCACATGGCGCTGGCGTTTAACCCGTCACACCTTGAGATCGTAAACCCGGTTGTCATGGGGTCGGTACGTGCACGTTTGGACCGTCTTAACTGTAAGAGTGGCTCTAAAGCACTGCCAATTACTATCCACGGTGACTCAGCTATCGCAGGTCAGGGGGTGGTACAAGAGACATTCAACATGTCTCAGACTCGTGCTTATGGTGTGGGTGGTTCAATCCGCATCGTGGTGAACAACCAGGTTGGTTTCACTACGTCAAACCAGGAAGATACGCGTTCAACCGAGTACTGTACTGACATCGCTAAGATGGTTCAGGCACCTATTTTCCACGTTAACGCGGATGACCCGGAAGCGGTTGCGTTCGTGACGCAAGTCGCGCTTGATTTCCGTAATAAGTTCAAGCGTGATGTGGTGATTGACTTGGTTTGTTACCGTCGTCATGGCCACAACGAAGCCGACGAGCCAAATGCAACTCAGCCTCTGATGTACCAGAAGATCAAAAAGCACCCAGTGCCTCGTCAGATCTATGCTGACAAACTGGTATCTGAAGGCGTACTGAGCGCTGAAGAAGCGAAGACGCTAGCTGATGATTACCGTAACGGTCTGGACAAAGGCCAGATTGTGGTTGAAGAAATTCAACCTGAGACCAAGCACTCTTCAGATTGGTCTAAGTACGTTGGTCACGACTGGGATACGGCTTACGAGGCAAGTGTTCCGGTTGAAAAGCTCAAAGAGTTAAGCGAGAAAATCTCGACTTACCCGGCTGATCACAAAGCTCAGTCGCGGGTTAAGAAAATCTACGACGACCGTAAGACCATGGCCAGTGGCGAAAAGCTACTTGACTGGGGTATGGCAGAAACGCTTGCTTATGCGACTTTGGTTGATCAGGGTACAGACATTCGTCTGACCGGTCAGGATTCAGGCCGTGGTACTTTCTTCCACCGTCATGCTGTTGTTCACAACCAAGCTGATGCTTCAACTTACCTGCCGTTGCAAAATGTTCGTGACGATCAGGGTCTGTTTGAAGTATATGACTCAGTATTGTCTGAAGAAGCTGTCCTGGCGTTTGAATATGGTTACGCGACAGCAGAGCCAACTTCATTGGTATTGTGGGAAGCACAATTTGGTGACTTCGCTAACGGTGCCCAGGTTGTATTCGACCAATTCCTGAGTTCAGGTGAGCAAAAGTGGGGCCGTTTGTGTGGTCTGACTTTATTACTGCCACATGGTTACGAAGGTCAGGGTCCAGAGCACAGCTCAGCACGTCTTGAACGTTACCTGCAACTGTGTGCAGACCACAACATGCAAGTGTGTGTACCAAGTACACCTGCACAAGTGTATGCCATGTTACGTCGTCAGTCAGTACGTCCTCTGCGTCGTCCACTGATTGTTATGACACCAAAATCTTTACTTCGTCACCCTCTGGCTGTGTCTAGCCTGGATGAGTTGTCCGAAGGTGTTTTCCACAACATGATCGACGAGATTGATGACATCAATCCTGAAAACGTCGAGCGCGTTGTGTTCTGTAGCGGTAAAGTTTATTACGAATTGCTACAGGAGCGTCGCAAGCAAGAGCTGAACAATGTCGCTATCGTTCGTGTGGAGCAGCTTTATCCGTTCCCGCACAAAGAGATGGACGAAATCATGGCTCGCTACCAGCACGTTAAAGACTTCGTATGGTGTCAGGAAGAGCCTCAAAACCAAGGTGCCTGGTACTGTTCACAACACCATTTCTGGGAAGCTATCCCCAGTGGTGCGAAGTTGACTTACGCCGGTCGTAAAGCTGCAGCAGCGCCTGCATGTGGCTACATGTCGACCCATACAAAAGAACAAAATGCGTTGATTGCTGACGCTTTAACTATTAAGAAATAA
- a CDS encoding succinate dehydrogenase iron-sulfur subunit, producing MATLELSVYRYNPDVDSAPRMQDYKLEVEEGRDMMVLDALLMLKEQDPTLSFRRSCREGVCGSDGVNMNGKNGLACITPLSALQNNGKGKIIVRPLPGLPVIRDLVIDMSQFYTQYEKVKPYLINDKPTGGEERLQSIEERDKLDGLYECILCACCSTSCPSFWWNPDKFIGPAGLLHAYRFLADSRDTATEERLADLDDAFSVFRCHSIMNCVSVCPKGLNPTKAIGHIKSMLLNRSV from the coding sequence ATGGCAACTTTAGAATTATCTGTTTATCGTTACAACCCTGACGTAGATTCAGCACCTCGTATGCAAGATTACAAGCTGGAGGTTGAAGAAGGTCGCGACATGATGGTGCTAGATGCACTGTTAATGTTGAAAGAACAAGATCCAACATTGTCGTTCCGCCGTTCATGCCGTGAAGGTGTGTGTGGTTCAGACGGTGTAAACATGAATGGTAAGAATGGTCTGGCTTGTATCACGCCACTATCTGCATTGCAGAACAATGGTAAAGGCAAGATTATTGTTCGTCCACTACCTGGTCTGCCAGTGATCCGTGACCTGGTTATCGACATGAGCCAGTTCTACACGCAATATGAAAAGGTAAAACCTTACCTGATCAACGACAAGCCAACCGGTGGAGAAGAGCGTCTTCAAAGCATTGAAGAGCGTGATAAGCTGGATGGACTGTACGAGTGTATTCTGTGTGCATGTTGTTCAACGTCATGCCCATCATTCTGGTGGAACCCAGATAAATTTATCGGTCCTGCGGGCCTTCTTCACGCGTATCGCTTCCTGGCTGACAGCCGTGATACTGCAACAGAAGAGCGTCTGGCTGACCTTGATGACGCGTTTAGCGTCTTCCGCTGCCACAGTATCATGAACTGTGTAAGCGTTTGTCCGAAAGGCTTGAATCCTACTAAGGCGATCGGACACATTAAATCTATGTTGTTAAATCGTTCGGTTTAA
- the sdhA gene encoding succinate dehydrogenase flavoprotein subunit, with translation MKYNVREFDAVVVGAGGAGMRAALAISESGKTCALISKVFPTRSHTVSAQGGITVALGNSHEDNWEWHMYDTVKGSDYIGDQDAIEYMTKTGPEAITELENMGLPFSRFENGRVYQRPFGGQSKNFGGEQAARTAAAADRTGHALLHCLYQQNVKNKTNVFSEWYALDLVKNDKGDVVGVTAIDIESGEVVYFKSKAVVLATGGAGRIYASTTNAHINTGDGVGMAVRAGISMQDMEMWQFHPTGIAGAGTLVTEGCRGEGGYLLNKDGERFMERYAPNAKDLAGRDVVARAMMTEIREGRGCEGPWGTHIKLKLDHLGEEMLNLRLPGVCDLSKTFAHVDPAKEPIPVIPTCHYMMGGVPTNVNGQVLNVNENGEERIIEGLFAVGEIACVSVHGANRLGGNSLLDLVVFGRAAGNFLGTYLQGFESTGDASSDDVEQAFARFNRWESSEKGKGEDPVQIKKDLQECMQLNFSVFREGDAMADGLKELKEIRERLKFARLDDKSTEFNTQRIECLELDNLMETAYSTAVAANFRTESRGAHSRFDFPERDDENWLCHSLHHPESDTMTKREVNFAPKTREAFPPKARTY, from the coding sequence GTGAAATATAATGTTCGTGAATTTGACGCTGTTGTAGTTGGCGCCGGTGGTGCTGGCATGCGCGCAGCGCTTGCGATTTCTGAGTCAGGCAAAACTTGTGCATTGATCTCTAAAGTATTCCCTACACGTTCTCATACGGTATCTGCACAGGGTGGTATTACAGTTGCGCTGGGTAACTCCCACGAAGACAACTGGGAATGGCACATGTACGACACGGTAAAAGGTTCTGATTACATTGGTGACCAGGATGCGATTGAGTACATGACCAAAACAGGTCCTGAGGCGATCACTGAACTTGAAAACATGGGTCTGCCTTTCTCTCGTTTTGAGAACGGCCGTGTTTATCAACGTCCTTTCGGTGGTCAGTCTAAGAATTTTGGTGGTGAGCAGGCTGCACGTACTGCGGCTGCGGCAGACCGTACAGGTCACGCATTGCTACACTGCTTGTACCAGCAAAACGTTAAGAACAAAACTAACGTTTTCTCTGAGTGGTACGCGCTTGACCTGGTTAAGAACGACAAAGGCGACGTAGTTGGTGTTACTGCAATCGACATCGAAAGCGGCGAAGTCGTTTACTTCAAGTCTAAAGCCGTTGTTTTAGCAACCGGTGGTGCAGGTCGTATCTACGCATCAACCACTAACGCGCACATTAACACGGGCGACGGTGTTGGTATGGCGGTTCGCGCTGGCATCTCTATGCAGGACATGGAAATGTGGCAGTTCCACCCAACCGGTATCGCTGGAGCGGGAACGCTGGTAACTGAAGGTTGTCGTGGTGAAGGTGGTTACCTTCTGAATAAAGACGGCGAGCGTTTCATGGAACGTTATGCGCCTAACGCGAAAGACCTTGCGGGTCGTGACGTTGTTGCTCGTGCGATGATGACTGAAATCCGTGAAGGCCGTGGTTGTGAAGGTCCTTGGGGTACACACATTAAGCTTAAGCTTGACCACCTGGGTGAAGAAATGCTTAACCTGCGTCTGCCAGGCGTATGTGACCTGTCTAAGACATTCGCACACGTTGACCCTGCTAAAGAGCCAATTCCGGTTATCCCAACTTGTCACTACATGATGGGTGGTGTTCCGACCAACGTAAATGGTCAGGTACTGAACGTGAATGAAAACGGCGAAGAGCGCATCATTGAAGGTCTGTTCGCGGTTGGTGAAATCGCGTGTGTATCTGTACACGGTGCAAACCGTCTGGGTGGTAACTCACTGCTTGACCTGGTTGTATTCGGTCGTGCGGCAGGTAACTTCCTGGGTACTTACCTACAAGGCTTTGAGTCTACAGGTGATGCATCTTCTGACGATGTTGAGCAGGCATTTGCGCGCTTTAACCGTTGGGAATCGTCTGAGAAAGGCAAAGGCGAAGACCCGGTTCAGATCAAGAAAGATCTACAAGAATGTATGCAGCTTAACTTCTCGGTATTCCGTGAAGGTGATGCGATGGCGGATGGTCTTAAAGAGCTTAAAGAGATCCGTGAACGTCTTAAGTTTGCGCGTCTTGACGACAAGTCAACTGAGTTTAACACCCAGCGTATCGAGTGCTTAGAGCTTGATAACCTGATGGAAACAGCTTACTCAACAGCCGTTGCAGCTAACTTCCGTACAGAAAGCCGTGGTGCACACTCTCGCTTTGACTTCCCTGAGCGTGACGATGAGAACTGGCTGTGCCACTCTCTGCATCACCCAGAGTCAGACACGATGACTAAGCGCGAAGTAAATTTTGCGCCTAAGACACGTGAAGCATTCCCACCGAAAGCACGTACATACTAG
- the sdhD gene encoding succinate dehydrogenase, hydrophobic membrane anchor protein, whose protein sequence is MVLNQATLKRDGVQDYVSLRTTALIILAYSVFIVGYFLLTPEISYEAWTGLFSNLAVKAATFITLVCIMVHTRIGLWQVLTDYVKCSTMRSVLGFVLNLMALAYVVVGLFVLWGV, encoded by the coding sequence ATGGTCTTAAATCAAGCAACTCTGAAGCGCGACGGTGTGCAAGACTATGTGTCTCTGCGCACGACAGCACTAATCATCCTGGCTTATTCGGTGTTTATCGTTGGCTATTTTTTGCTAACGCCCGAAATCAGCTATGAAGCCTGGACAGGTTTATTCTCAAACCTGGCCGTTAAAGCGGCAACTTTCATCACATTGGTATGCATCATGGTCCACACTCGCATTGGCTTGTGGCAGGTTCTGACGGACTACGTTAAGTGTTCAACGATGCGCTCTGTGCTGGGCTTTGTACTTAATCTGATGGCACTGGCTTATGTTGTTGTTGGCCTGTTTGTATTGTGGGGTGTTTAA
- the sdhC gene encoding succinate dehydrogenase, cytochrome b556 subunit, producing the protein MKKQRPVNLDLTTISMPPTAKASILHRVTGVALFFALTFVIWAWSESLSSPEGFEFVKELMTGFIAKFIAWGTLTVLSYHIIGGVRHMIQDMGHWEELESGNTSAKIALALWVIVAILAGVWIWS; encoded by the coding sequence GTGAAAAAGCAAAGACCTGTAAATCTAGATCTTACGACTATTTCTATGCCACCTACGGCAAAAGCGTCGATTTTGCACCGTGTCACCGGTGTTGCGTTATTCTTCGCATTGACCTTTGTCATTTGGGCGTGGTCTGAGTCTCTTTCTTCTCCTGAAGGGTTTGAATTTGTTAAAGAGCTAATGACTGGCTTTATTGCAAAATTCATCGCGTGGGGCACCCTCACCGTATTGTCTTACCACATCATTGGCGGTGTACGTCACATGATCCAAGACATGGGTCACTGGGAAGAATTAGAATCGGGCAACACCAGTGCTAAAATCGCATTGGCGCTGTGGGTAATCGTAGCCATCCTGGCAGGAGTGTGGATATGGTCTTAA
- a CDS encoding citrate synthase: MADKKATVHIDGHDPIELPIYSGTAGQDVVDVRTLGAHGFFTYDPGFMSTGSCESSITYIDGAKGVLLHRGYPIEQLAEQSNYIELCYLLLNGELPNDAQLEEFAKNITHNTMLHEKIASFFQGFRVDSHPMAMLCGVVGALSSFYHDDLDISDADQRMRCAIKLVAKLPTIAAMAYKYNTGQPFVYPRNDLSYAENFLHMMFSVPAEEYKVNPVLAKAMDRIFMLHADHEQNASTSTVRLAGSSGANPYACIAAGIASLWGPAHGGANEACLTMLEEIGTVDRIDEYVAKAKDKNDPFRLMGFGHRVYKNFDPRATVMRQTCHEVLKELNIQDPLLDVAMKLEQIALEDPYFVEKKLYPNVDFYSGIILKAIGIPTSMFTVIFAMSRTVGWISHWNEMLSQPGHKIGRPRQLYTGYTARDYKKEGDR; encoded by the coding sequence ATGGCAGATAAGAAAGCCACAGTCCATATCGATGGTCATGATCCGATCGAACTCCCGATCTACTCTGGCACTGCTGGCCAGGACGTAGTCGACGTCCGCACACTTGGCGCTCACGGCTTCTTCACATACGACCCTGGTTTTATGTCGACTGGCTCTTGCGAATCATCTATTACTTATATCGATGGTGCAAAGGGTGTACTACTACACCGTGGTTACCCAATCGAGCAATTAGCAGAGCAATCTAACTACATTGAGCTGTGCTACCTGCTTCTAAACGGTGAATTACCAAACGACGCGCAACTTGAAGAATTTGCAAAGAACATCACGCACAACACTATGTTGCATGAGAAAATTGCGTCTTTCTTCCAAGGCTTCCGTGTAGATTCTCACCCAATGGCGATGCTATGTGGTGTGGTTGGTGCATTGTCTTCATTCTACCATGATGACCTGGACATCTCAGACGCTGATCAGCGTATGCGTTGTGCAATCAAGTTGGTTGCTAAGCTACCGACGATTGCTGCTATGGCATACAAGTACAACACAGGTCAGCCGTTCGTCTATCCACGTAACGACCTGAGCTACGCTGAAAACTTCCTGCACATGATGTTCTCAGTACCGGCTGAAGAGTACAAGGTGAACCCTGTTCTGGCGAAAGCAATGGATCGTATCTTCATGCTTCACGCTGACCACGAACAAAACGCGTCTACTTCAACAGTCCGTCTTGCTGGCTCTTCAGGTGCTAACCCTTATGCGTGTATCGCAGCAGGTATCGCTTCACTTTGGGGCCCAGCGCACGGTGGTGCAAACGAAGCATGTCTGACCATGCTGGAAGAAATCGGCACAGTTGACCGTATCGACGAATACGTTGCAAAAGCAAAAGACAAGAACGACCCGTTCCGTCTGATGGGCTTTGGTCACCGTGTATACAAGAACTTCGACCCACGTGCGACAGTAATGCGTCAAACTTGCCACGAAGTACTGAAAGAGCTGAACATTCAGGATCCATTGCTTGACGTTGCAATGAAACTTGAACAAATCGCGCTTGAAGACCCGTACTTTGTTGAGAAGAAACTGTACCCGAATGTTGATTTCTACTCAGGTATCATCCTGAAAGCAATCGGTATTCCAACCAGCATGTTCACTGTGATCTTCGCTATGTCTCGTACTGTTGGCTGGATCTCACACTGGAACGAAATGCTGTCTCAGCCGGGCCACAAAATTGGTCGTCCACGTCAGCTGTACACAGGTTACACTGCACGCGACTACAAAAAAGAAGGCGACAGATAA
- a CDS encoding aminotransferase class V-fold PLP-dependent enzyme, with amino-acid sequence MNENPCTQLRHDFPIFSVSLDDQPLCYLDSAATTQKPHQVIQAVKEFYQSQNANVHRGLHTLSEQATTAYEAVRGKIAQFLNVQSKEIVWTSGATASLNLIAYGLSEGLDKDDVILLSPLEHHANIVPWQLAAQRTGARIELLPVDAQGILQLEQAKALIASLKPKVLSVCHASNALGNINDVAALIGSCKKSDTITVIDGAQSLLHLRPDLQQLDCDFYVFSAHKALGPTGLGGLYGRYDLLNALPVYQSGGEMIDTVSFAGTTFRPAPEKFEPGTPNIAGVIGFGAALEYLMALEHNSLFQHEQAIYRSLVKQLSEIDGIRIWGDTTHNVGTISFSYKNEHHYDLATLLNTHGIAVRSGHHCTQPLMAHLGIEGTIRVSLAFYNNHQDICRFIAALKDTISLLEE; translated from the coding sequence TTGAACGAAAACCCTTGCACACAACTTCGGCATGATTTCCCCATTTTTTCGGTGTCACTAGATGACCAGCCATTGTGTTATTTAGACTCTGCTGCAACGACCCAAAAGCCGCATCAGGTTATCCAGGCTGTAAAGGAGTTTTACCAGTCTCAAAACGCCAATGTACACCGGGGTTTACACACGCTCAGTGAGCAGGCAACGACCGCCTACGAAGCTGTGAGAGGCAAAATTGCGCAGTTTCTGAACGTACAAAGCAAAGAAATCGTCTGGACCAGTGGCGCCACAGCCTCGCTCAATTTAATCGCCTATGGCCTCAGCGAAGGTCTGGATAAAGATGATGTGATCCTGCTTTCGCCTTTGGAGCATCACGCGAATATTGTTCCCTGGCAACTCGCGGCACAGCGCACAGGCGCCCGTATTGAGTTGTTGCCAGTAGATGCGCAAGGTATTCTCCAGCTAGAACAAGCCAAAGCGCTGATTGCGAGCCTGAAACCAAAAGTACTGAGCGTCTGTCATGCCTCCAATGCACTGGGTAATATCAATGACGTGGCAGCATTGATAGGCAGCTGCAAAAAATCAGATACCATTACAGTGATAGATGGCGCACAGTCTTTATTACACCTGCGCCCGGATCTGCAGCAACTTGATTGCGATTTTTATGTCTTTTCCGCTCACAAAGCGTTAGGGCCTACTGGCCTCGGTGGCCTGTATGGTCGCTATGACCTGCTGAATGCCCTGCCCGTCTATCAAAGCGGTGGTGAAATGATAGACACAGTCAGCTTTGCTGGCACAACGTTTCGCCCGGCACCTGAAAAATTTGAGCCCGGCACGCCCAACATTGCCGGTGTGATTGGCTTTGGCGCAGCGCTGGAATACCTGATGGCGCTCGAGCATAACTCTTTGTTCCAGCACGAACAGGCGATTTATCGCTCGTTAGTTAAACAACTAAGCGAAATTGATGGGATCCGGATTTGGGGCGATACCACCCATAATGTCGGCACAATCAGCTTTAGTTATAAAAATGAACATCATTACGACCTGGCAACGCTACTGAATACCCACGGTATTGCCGTCAGAAGCGGCCATCACTGCACGCAACCACTAATGGCACATCTGGGCATTGAGGGGACTATCCGAGTCAGCCTGGCATTTTATAATAATCATCAAGACATCTGTCGATTTATCGCGGCACTGAAAGACACAATCAGCTTATTAGAAGAGTAA
- a CDS encoding SufE family protein, translating to MDLSHIEQTLAQHSAWQGKYREIMQLGKALPTMPDALKTEAALVKGCESKVWLHLDLDEQQQRLVLIADSDTRIVKGLLAIILACYNNQLPAEAKKIDGYELFSTLGLIKHLSPSRGNGVRAIVERIHQQLQVLQ from the coding sequence ATGGACTTATCACACATAGAGCAGACCCTTGCTCAGCACAGCGCCTGGCAGGGCAAATATCGCGAAATCATGCAACTGGGCAAAGCACTCCCAACGATGCCTGATGCGCTTAAAACGGAAGCTGCTCTGGTGAAAGGCTGTGAAAGTAAAGTTTGGTTGCACCTGGATCTGGATGAGCAACAACAGCGACTGGTGCTCATCGCCGATTCTGACACTCGCATAGTGAAAGGTTTACTGGCAATTATTCTTGCTTGCTATAACAACCAGTTACCGGCAGAAGCAAAAAAAATTGATGGCTATGAGTTATTTTCCACTCTGGGCCTTATCAAACACCTGAGCCCATCTCGTGGTAATGGCGTTCGCGCAATTGTGGAGCGTATTCATCAACAACTTCAGGTGCTGCAATAG